In Besnoitia besnoiti strain Bb-Ger1 chromosome I, whole genome shotgun sequence, the genomic window GGATCCATGCAGTAGGTAAAACTATGGATACGTTTATGGAGGAGTTTAGTGAAACAGTTTTATTTATTGAATGATTGGGAAGGGATAAGTGTCAAAATGAGAAGTCCgcgggggcgcgggcgcgcgctacgcgccgcggctcctctctctgtgccgcgaggcctcgctgaCGCGGTTTGAAGAAGATCTCTGACAGTCTTCCTGCCTCGCAGAgcttctgcgtcggctgaaggcggcgtcgcgggaaAGTTTCCGCTTGCTCCGCTACCTCGACTCCGGGCCTTACGTGGACGGCGATTCCGACCATAACGATGAGAGGCGCGAGGTGCAGCGTCATGAAGGGCAGCCTCAGCTGGCTGAGCCCGGGGTTGCTCAGCGCCAAATCGAAGTGCAGACAAAAGAAGGGGATGATGGCCGCGGCGTAGTCCGGCACGGCGGTCTCGGGCACGACGACTCGGGCAAAGAGGACTAGGGGAAAGCAGACGAGggacagacagagaaggaCGTAGAGAGGGCAGAGCCGATTCGGCTTGCACTGACTGGCCTGACAGCCCAGACACGTCGCGCCCGATCTGCCGCTCTCCGGAGATGCCGAACCTTCTTCCAGCGACAAAACCGGTTCCCTCACCGACAGCGGAGCCGACGCATAGGATAACGACTGCGTCGAGCGACGACTCCGCCACAGaaacgcctcgtcgctgccgatgcggctgcgcagaaTCCGTCCTCGCTCCAGGTCGTCCGTCGAGTCCGCGGACGACGCATGCACCGCCCGCGACCCTGACAGAGAGCTCCTCAGCGACCcgggccgcctgcgtcgctgtcccCGCTGCAGGTTGCTCTGAGCACtctgccccccgccgcgggcgagcccctcccgccgccgctgctgccgccccgGCGCGACCAGCGGCAGCCCGCGCCTCTCACCCCACAGTTGCGCGCCAaacagccgccgcgggcgactggCGGCTCCACccgtgcgcctgcgcccggcgGAGTCCCTCCCTCGAGCCGCCGACCTGCTCGaactcgcctccgcaggcgcgtgagCCACAGGCTCGGGTTCCGCGAtcgaggacgcagacgaaggagactGGCGCAGCGCGGTGTGCAGCCCCTCGAGGGACGTCTCCACgacgggcggcagcgacccGCTCGACTCCCCAGCTAGccaggacgacgaagaagccaAGCGGGCGGCCGTGTGCAGAGGCGAAGTCTCGAACGCGAAGGGCACTGCTGCACGGCGCCGTGGAGCACGGAGCCCGGGGGCGGGCGACCCAGCCCCGTCCCCTCCACCAGCCCCCTCatgcgccgcgtcgtcgtcgacgagagaaggcagaggcggaaagaACCAAGAGtccgccgaagaagaaggcacaGACGAAGGTGGCACGAGGGGCGACGCCCAAGCGTGGACGGAGGGCGTGAATCTAGGCGAGGGCAGGAAAGGGTGCTCGTAGACTTCTGATCCGGAGGGAGCCagtgcgtctgcctccgacTTCCCTTCGCAGCCGAGCCGCACCGCCGCAGCTCCCTCTGACTCAGAACCCCTCGCGGCCTgcttctcgcggccgcgcagtccGCACCTCCCCCccgtctcgccgtcgctttcGCCCCCTGACGCGGATGTgcatgcagacgaagcgaTGGACATGGGCGACATCGTTACGGAGGACGCGAACGCCGCCACTCTGGCTTCCTCCCcggcgcggggctgcgcctcAGTAGTGCGGGAAGTCGGCGCCTTTTCGAGGGTCACGGGCAGTTCCTCGGCCGAGCAGCGCAACGTGACGAAAGGCGCACAAGCTGACGCCGGTTCCACGGTAGATCCCtgagaggaggccgccgcggacgaagaagaggatgcACAGAGATCGCCAGCGTCT contains:
- a CDS encoding hypothetical protein (encoded by transcript BESB_006590) is translated as MEGRTHAHQQACGARSTLDIPNSPPRHSLFFVDPRREEEAWRGGLPQEDAGDLCASSSSSAAASSQGSTVEPASACAPFVTLRCSAEELPVTLEKAPTSRTTEAQPRAGEEARVAAFASSVTMSPMSIASSACTSASGGESDGETGGRCGLRGREKQAARGSESEGAAAVRLGCEGKSEADALAPSGSEVYEHPFLPSPRFTPSVHAWASPLVPPSSVPSSSADSWFFPPLPSLVDDDAAHEGAGGGDGAGSPAPGLRAPRRRAAVPFAFETSPLHTAARLASSSSWLAGESSGSLPPVVETSLEGLHTALRQSPSSASSIAEPEPVAHAPAEASSSRSAARGRDSAGRRRTGGAASRPRRLFGAQLWGERRGLPLVAPGRQQRRREGLARGGGQSAQSNLQRGQRRRRPGSLRSSLSGSRAVHASSADSTDDLERGRILRSRIGSDEAFLWRSRRSTQSLSYASAPLSVREPVLSLEEGSASPESGRSGATCLGCQASQCKPNRLCPLYVLLCLSLVCFPLVLFARVVVPETAVPDYAAAIIPFFCLHFDLALSNPGLSQLRLPFMTLHLAPLIVMVGIAVHMSWICHLACLPFYAVLLFRWPRTFCVSFIVGQLHLELVLASANICRIPYTGSQGWVACVLVAFGVFVLPWVFFLTTNSQMPACSPSSRRRESRCFRHGASLLLLVTCVLWCLMNTLLVSNLFSFFFTLTRAAAAARRALEASSAPVSAGATDPAADASKAAPSAPKENFEDELPLFPPFNSLPLFSGLSRSDLFLSLACLIASAMGVCVLLFLRFFKESLLPRAGLGARSTSPSASALGANRRRGRGVGESEEDSEEEDGGRLGRMESGTLVPRQRGSRAANRVRSDVRPNYRRHNSTRSLDSRRSDRQTRVALVHGTHMQFAIVDAGPWRPSTRRTTRGSEEITQRQRAERAEAIQRKLITRQYTSPVMQTSTGVATSPRPSSVASGSAACVEGPAPGGADVASPGAPAAPRSSFASVLCTICQDTLDEGAWVSEVPVCGHMFHAACLRSWLVHGVTCPNCNTDLDTALLAKA